The Heptranchias perlo isolate sHepPer1 chromosome 18, sHepPer1.hap1, whole genome shotgun sequence genomic interval aggaccgttatcaaacgGTCTAACACATTAAAACatgaaaattacatatttcacaataacatgattaaatataCCAGTTAAAGATACAAAACACAACTTGAGTACCTTCATTAATCTTTTACATTAAGGCCTCGGCCTCTCTTAAAAGCATATGCTTGAAGTTGAAATTTTGACCCACAGATATCACTCTGTTAGCTTCATAAAAATAATGCAGTCTAAACATATGAAGAATTTCCCACCATATATCAGTAGGATTTTCTGAGTGCAAGTGGCAGATGGACTCACAACTGGAAGGATATATCTCCTTATGGTGTAAGAGGAATTTTGAGTTTTTCCCAAACCTCAAGGCCACTGTCCATCACTAAAGTGAACTGTATACTTAAACAAACATTTAATCAAGGCCACTGATCTACGTTTTTCACACAAATATGCACATAATCATAGAACTTGACCTGAAAGTAGCACTAACACTTCCACAATACTGTTTGTTAAAAATGCAATTTAGCTTATTCGATTGCTGTAAATCAGGGGCCTGATAATATATCAGGTGAGATAAAATGGCATATTTTCCAATTCCTATGAGAAATGCCACAGGACATCTGCTACTATGTAATTAATATTTAACCCAGATCTTCGGCAGAGATGTATGCGTAGTTGAGAATGAATCTTAGAAAAGGGTTGGGGGACAAACCTTACTTCAGATGACTAGTATTGTTAACACTTGATGATATCCTCTTTTACACCATAGCAACATTGTAAGCAGATTTGGgacgatttcctctggtcagtGTTTCTAATAAAATTATGAATAACAACAGGACAAAGTCTTCCCATATTTGTTTACAATGTCGCTCCCCACAGCAACCAGAAGTAATCATCACTGCTGGACTGAAAAACATTTGGCTTGGTCAGGGTAATGTCTCTTTGCAGTCATCCTCTGAATGACTCTACCCAAGATACAGTGAGGGTTTTTAGCAGAGGAGAGAAGGAAAAATATAAATTGGGTGGGCGGCTAAAATGAGTAAATTTGCAAGTACCTGCACTGCAATGTTGTGATGATGTTGtggttaagatgattaaaggaattgacagggtagatagagagaaactatttcatctggtgggggaccccagaacaagggggcataaccttaaaattagagctaggctgttcagggatgatgtcagaaagcacttcttcacacaaagggtagtggaaatctggaactctctcttccaaaaagctgttgaagctaagtcaattgaacatttcaaaactgagattgatagatttttgttgggcaagggtgttaagagttacggaaccaaggtgagtagatggagttaagatacagatcagccatgatttaattgagaggctgaatggcctgctcctgttcctttgttccttcctatgttcctttcaCTAGAAAGAGCATGGGATGTGTTTTTATATTATTGGATGGTTGATGCAGTAACCAAATGTAGTTCCAATGACGCAGCTTGTCAGCTGTGCAGTTTGGTGTTGAAGGTAGAGTCTGCTTGATTTTTGGGGAATATATTTGCACAGTAAAATGCAACAAAACACCATTAAACTGAATTTTTGAGAACCTGAGTTTTGCTCACTTTGCAGCTGATAAGCCTTCTACAGTGCTGCACAAGTGGTTGTATTATTGTTGGCACCTTGAGTAATGTGTAGGACAACTAATGCCACATTTTATAACCTACCACTGCTACTTGGTTACATTTTGAGGTTTGTATCGGCTGAATAAGCCCTGCTAAGTGTCATTTTGCTGTATTGGTTATTTTCCCATCACTTAATCTGCCTTAATTACTCCTTTTAATGTTGACTGGTTTTATGGGGTTTTAACTCAGTTGTCAGTTATCATTAACTGACAAAGAAAATACTCATCGGGGATTTTTAATTTCTCTTACAGTCACAAAACACGAGCATTAAATCCTCAATTAAGTAATTATATTATCCTCAATTAAGTAATTATATTAAAGTATGTAAATTGTTCCTGAATCAGTGCTTTTGGCAAATAATGTTATATATTTAGGAGGAAAAGCTTTTGAGATTGAATTGGAATCATGAGTAGACGATACATTTATACTGGGCAGTAACCAACTATATTTTGATAGACTCCAACAAGGAGGAGACCCATTGGTATTTTCTTTCTGACAAAAGTGTGTAACGTAATATACCAATAGAATAGAGCACTGGTCACTCCCAGTTCCAGATCTGAGTACATCAATGCTAAGCCTACATTATATAATTCAACAAAGAAACACCAGTGCTATCATGTAAACAGTCCGGCAGTAAATTTCAACTTCACTGCCTGGAGTGGATTGCCCggatcaatgggatgaaaataggACCAGTTCTATAACAGGCGATACACTCCAGGCGCTGAAGTGTGAGGCAAGAAAGAAAGTGTTGACAGGCTATGTGGCCATCCGGGATCGCCAATCAGACTTGATCTTGTCTTCAGCCGTCATCCACATATGCTCACTTTCCAGTACGGGGCACTGGTTTGGTAACGCGGAGCAGGAATCAGAATTAACCCTGGCTGAActttttttcctttattagcccagGGATGCTTAGGTCAATTGCAGCATCTCTACTGCTGCTTTGTCAATTAACTCAGTGCAATGGGTCAAACTTGGGACCATCAAGGTCTGTGTAACAGTACCACCCCAGGTAATGCATTAACTCACTGACGAATTAGGGACAACTGGCTTTTACAATCCTAAATAACTGTAATATGAACAATGTATAATTATCACATAACTGGGTAAAATTCAAACATATTTACCTCTGTTTCAGTCATACTCAAACTGCCCCATACAACAAACCCTGCAGTTCCCAGAGCAGCACTTTCTCCAATTGTGTGAACAAGATCAAtctggggggaaaaaattgaagaaaaacaatatattttaaattcTATCTGAAGAAAATAATTCCATATCATCAGAATTATTTTGTATTGCATCGTTACACgttttcatttatttattctCGCTGTATTTTGTAATAGTCCAAAACTACAATTGAGGAAATTGGAAATCTTTGATTTACTTTTGCGAATAACTAAAGGCTTTTCTTTTCTCGAAAGCCTGGTTTAACTTACCTCAGATAGATATTCAGCGGTGGAATTAGTGAACACTGGTCGGATGTAAACGTACAGAGGCGGAGGGTATTGCTGACTGGAAAGCAATGCGATCCGCTTTGCTTCCTGAACACGGTGACGCACAAACTTGGCTGCAGCGACTGAAGATCGCAGAATTGTCTGCAGGTAGATGGATGGAAATAGTGCTGTGCTTTCTTTCCATAGCCAGAGAAGTTCATCGTTTCTTGATATTTCAATGTCAGGACAACTACCTGTGTAGTTAATGGTTGAATGCTTGTAGTTGTGGTTATAACACTCTGGATACAAGTAATAACCCCATAAGTAATTCGGTCTTAATGACTTCCCCAATTTTAAAGTTTTTAACATTAAGTTTTTTGCCTGTTCTTCAAATTCACCTTTGGCAATCTCAGTTACATCACTTATGTTTAATGGGTAGTTTCTTTGCATAACCAGCTCGACAGATTTTATTCGGTAAATATTTTTCTGGTTCCAGTTTCTTATCCACTGAGGCCTCCAGTTTTCCCAGTTTATGATTGAAATTCCAGGAACCTCTTTTGAAGGAATGTAGTACTGAAAATCCTCTGCTGTCTTCGCATAGTGACGATCTAAAGGTGCTAGCTGGGGGATACCTCCATTAAACGATTCTCCAGTTAACTCGTCGTAATATGGGTAATAACCAAGTCTGTTGTGATAGAATATCGTGATGCTCTGT includes:
- the LOC137335010 gene encoding hyaluronidase-5-like; this translates as MRLHGCVSNISNPVSMAIIQLALLASTCFNQPLHQTVDPLIENSPFTALWNAPTELCETRFGVTVDLSLFEVIGSPRVTATGQSITIFYHNRLGYYPYYDELTGESFNGGIPQLAPLDRHYAKTAEDFQYYIPSKEVPGISIINWENWRPQWIRNWNQKNIYRIKSVELVMQRNYPLNISDVTEIAKGEFEEQAKNLMLKTLKLGKSLRPNYLWGYYLYPECYNHNYKHSTINYTGSCPDIEISRNDELLWLWKESTALFPSIYLQTILRSSVAAAKFVRHRVQEAKRIALLSSQQYPPPLYVYIRPVFTNSTAEYLSEIDLVHTIGESAALGTAGFVVWGSLSMTETESVCLTVGDYVKEVLNPYIVNVTSAARLCSKILCHNKGRCVRKNWDSTHYLHLNPASFRIKRTNKGYTVIGQASFEDIVLLAEKFTCQCYAGQKCEPVSDIENYITELEACVNPDNCINLNADTEVPTESEIIDPISDIPSQNCVSSVYGQFAPLVSTIFSVLYIMHQM